In one Solanum dulcamara chromosome 1, daSolDulc1.2, whole genome shotgun sequence genomic region, the following are encoded:
- the LOC129892104 gene encoding disease resistance protein Roq1-like: MDALAETGAAAAAASSSSLWPCTYDVFLSFRGEDVRKNFIDHLYTALQQRGIHTFKDDEKLERGKSISSSLFKAIEESMISIIIFSLNYAASSWCLDELVKIIECMKLRGQIVLPVFYDVDPSVIRKQKANIGEFFAKHELDFKDDEERVKKWRIAMMEAANVSGWDLGNIANGFDIRYESQCIQKIVECVMDVLGHTACDATENLVGIRSRMGTVYSLLNLESDKVQFVGIWGMSGIGKTTIARSVYDKIFRYFQGATFLHEVAENSAKHGIQHLQQILLSELLLLKDVRINNIFEGTSLVRRRLNGKRVLIVLDDVNHGNQLDALAKSHDWFGAGSIIIITTKDKHLLRQYNVDKMYKVSLLNTDESIELLSSYAFQKRHPKSEYREIIAEVVHYAGGLPLALKVLGSSLYGGGMIEWRETVDRLKQIPEGEIVEKLKVSFNTLSEVDQKIFLDIACFFKGKKKDSVIRILRSFSFTPVIGIRNLIEKSLITVSKGRIMLHQLIQEMGWHIVRKEASNNIGKYTRLWSPDDIFYVLSESTVSIYCST, encoded by the exons ATGGATGCATTGGCTGAAACAGgagctgctgctgctgctgcttcttcttcttctttgtggCCATGCACTTATGATGTTTTCTTAAGTTTTAGAGGAGAGGATGTTCGGAAGAATTTCATCGATCATCTATATACAGCATTACAGCAAAGAGGAATTCACACTTTCAAAGATGATGAGAAACTTGAAAGAGGAAAATCTATTTCATCCTCACTTTTCAAAGCTATCGAAGAGTCGATGATTTCCATCATTATATTCTCATTAAACTATGCTGCTTCTTCATGGTGTCTAGATGAGCTTGTAAAGATCATTGAATGCATGAAACTTAGGGGACAGATTGTTCTTCCTGTCTTCTATGACGTGGATCCATCTGTCATAAGAAAACAAAAAGCAAACATTGGTGAATTCTTCGCTAAACATGAGTTAGATTtcaaagatgatgaagaaagGGTGAAGAAATGGAGGATAGCTATGATGGAAGCAGCAAATGTATCTGGTTGGGATTTGGGGAATATTGCTAACGG TTTTGATATCAGGTACGAATCGCAATGTATCCAGAAAATTGTAGAATGTGTCATGGATGTATTAGGTCATACTGCTTGTGATGCTACTGAAAATCTTGTTGGAATACGGTCCAGAATGGGGACGGTGTATTCCTTGTTGAATCTGGAGTCTGATAAAGTTCAATTCGTTGGAATCTGGGGAATGAGCGGAATTGGAAAAACAACTATTGCAAGATCCGTCTACGACAAGATTTTCCGTTACTTCCAAGGTGCTACTTTCCTTCATGAAGTTGCAGAAAATTCAGCCAAACATGGTATCCAACATTTGCAGCAGATACTTCTTTCTGAACTACTTCTGTTAAAAGATGTAAgaataaacaacatatttgAAGGAACCAGCTTGGTAAGACGACGACTAAATGGGAAAAGGGTCTTAATTGTTCTTGATGATGTCAATCATGGAAACCAACTAGATGCCCTAGCTAAAAGCCATGATTGGTTTGGTGCAGGCAGTATAATCATCATAACAACAAAGGATAAGCACTTGCTTCGTCAATATAACGTGGACAAAATGTATAAAGTGAGTCTGTTAAACACTGATGAAAGTATTGAACTCCTTAGTTCGTATGCATTCCAGAAACGCCATCCCAAAAGTGAATACAGAGAGATCATAGCTGAAGTTGTTCATTATGCTGGTGGTCTTCCATTAGCTCTTAAAGTTTTAGGTTCCTCTCTGTATGGCGGAGGCATGATTGAGTGGAGAGAAACAGTGGATAGACTAAAGCAAATTCCAGAAGGCGAAATTGTAGAAAAACTCAAAGTAAGTTTTAATACACTAAGTGAGGTTGATCAAAAGATATTCTTAGATATTGCATGTTTCTTTAAAGGGAAGAAGAAAGATTCCGTAATTAGAATCCTTCGCAGTTTCAGTTTTACTCCTGTCATTGGCATAAGGAATCTCATCGAAAAATCTCTTATAACTGTTTCAAAAGGGCGGATTATGCTGCATCAGTTGATCCAAGAGATGGGTTGGCATATTGTTCGCAAAGAAGCTTCAAACAATATTGGCAAGTATACTAGGCTCTGGTCTCCCgatgatattttttatgtacTATCTGAAAGTACGGTAAGTATATACTGCAGCACTTAA
- the LOC129892095 gene encoding TMV resistance protein N-like, with translation MVVRATEAVEGIWLHLPVPKDINVSAEAFKYTDNLRLLKINNACASVAPNCLPNKLIWLHWHGYPMKSLPASFQAERLVCLKMQYSRIVHLWKRIKVLHKLKFLNLSHSQKLVSCPDFTGVPNLEKLILEDCSSIIEIHPSVGNLKNLVLLNLKNCRNLKSLPNNIQLDNLKTLILSGCLKLANFPEIMSDMNCLSEVYLEATDVKVLPSSIERLTGLRLMNLGYCRNLTNLPKTIGRLKSLRILILSGCSKLEKLPEELGHIEILEELYCNETAIQSPPSSITLLKNLKTLSFHGCKGIVSQTWSSLFFAWLRPRKTTSLMFSSFSGLFSLRKLDLSDCFMLDEGIPSDLGCLPSLVELNLSGNNFVDISQARLKMLPRLRILELVDCERLERLPELPTTIEEVFADNCASLMCDNMGILTNYKMLQRISFTNCVGLLQNQQTRDMATSLWLHLFKKCIVKSDHFSIYLPGEQVPEWFGYKLNGTSVSMQLPNNWYSDKFMGFAICVVSDLETTWLSVNEGYLQEMPGISIEFTIKSHHRRSTSCLMNIGFVGTNKNVALDHTCLAYVPFEEYWAMYKNHLDSPNNWYQIDFSANSLRKHIFLKSWGIRLVYTDDLQISTS, from the exons ATGGTTGTTCGG GCGACAGAAGCTGTGGAAGGCATATGGTTGCACTTGCCTGTTCCGAAAGACATAAATGTTAGTGCAGAAGCCTTCAAATACACGGACAACCTGAGGCTGCTGAAGATAAACAATGCATGTGCCTCCGTAGCTCCTAATTGTCTTCCAAACAAATTGATATGGCTTCATTGGCATGGCTACCCAATGAAATCACTTCCAGCAAGTTTTCAAGCAGAAAGGCTTGTTTGTCTGAAAATGCAGTATAGCCGCATTGTACACTTGTGGAAGAGAATAAAGGTCCTACACAAACTGAAGTTTCTCAACCTTAGTCACTCCCAAAAGCTAGtcagctgtccagatttcacggGGGTTCCCAATCTCGAGAAGTTGATTCTTGAAGATTGTTCGAGTATAATTGAGATTCATCCTTCTGTGGGAAATCTCAAAAATCTTGTTCTACTTAACCTGAAGAACTGTAGGAATCTCAAGAGCCTTCCAAATAATATTCAATTGGATAATCTTAAGACTTTAATTCTTTCTGGTTGTTTGAAACTCGCGAATTTCCCAGAAATCATGAGTGACATGAATTGCTTATCTGAGGTCTACTTAGAAGCTACAGATGTAAAAGTGTTGCCTTCATCAATCGAACGCCTCACTGGCCTTCGATTGATGAATCTAGGCTACTGCAGGAATCTTACAAATTTACCAAAAACCATAGGTAGATTAAAATCTCTTAGGATTCTTATTCTCTCTGGATGTTCAAAGCTAGAAAAGTTGCCAGAGGAACTGGGACATATAGAAATCTTAGAGGAACTCTATTGCAACGAAACTGCCATTCAAAGTCCGCCATCTTCCATTACGCTATTGAAGAACCTTAAGACCTTATCTTTTCATGGATGTAAAGGGATAGTATCTCAGACATGGAGTTCACTTTTCTTTGCATGGCTTCGGCCAAGGAAAACTACAAGTCTGATGTTTTCTTCCTTTTCCGGTTTATTTTCTCTGAGGAAATTGGATCTTAGTGATTGTTTTATGTTGGATGAAGGAATTCCTAGTGATCTTGGATGCTTGCCTTCTTTGGTTGAGCTAAATCTTAGTGGGAATAATTTTGTGGATATCTCTCAAGCAAGACTCAAAATGCTTCCGCGGCTCAGAATCCTTGAGCTAGTGGATTGTGAGAGGCTTGAAAGGTTGCCAGAACTTCCAACAACAATAGAGGAAGTCTTTGCAGATAATTGTGCATCCCTGATGTGTGATAATATGGGAATATTGACCAACTACAAGATGTTGCAGCGAATATCATTCACTAATTGTGTTGGACTACTTCAGAATCAGCAGACGCGTGACATGGCTACCTCATTGTGGCTTCACCTATTCAAG AAGTGCATTGTTAAAAGTGATCACTTTAGCATTTACCTACCTGGAGAACAAGTTCCAGAGTGGTTTGGCTACAAACTCAACGGAACCTCAGTTTCAATGCAGCTGCCAAACAATTGGTACAGTGATAAATTCATGGGATTTGCCATCTGTGTTGTGTCTGATCTTGAAACAACATGGTTATCAGTTAATGAAGGTTACCTACAGGAAATGCCAGGCATTTCGATTGAGTTTACAATCAAAAGCCACCACCGGAGGAGCACGAGTTGCCTAATGAACATTGGTTTTGTCGGGACAAACAAGAATGTTGCTTTAGATCACACATGCCTTGCCTATGTGCCATTTGAAGAATATTGGGCAATGTACAAAAACCACTTAGACAGCCCaaacaattggtatcagatcGATTTTTCTGCAAACTCTTTGAGGAAACATATTTTCCTGAAAAGTTGGGGAATTCGTCTCGTGTACACTGATGACTTGCAGATTTCCACATCTTGA
- the LOC129902897 gene encoding probable protein phosphatase 2C 33, protein MIVWENFGSRTDTVFCGVFDGHGPHGHMVAKRVRDSLPSKLSAHWEVNLKSEDVLKKISLNAGASLYPEDASLISAADESRISIDVEETGKHPEIFQTLKESFLKAYKVMDRELKSYTNIDCFCSGTTAVTLVKQGQDLVIGNVGDSRAILGTRDKDGSLTAVQLTVDLKPNLPAEAERIRKCRGRVFSLRDEPEVSRVWLPNSDSPGLAMARAFGDFCLKDFGLISVPEISYRRLTEKDEFIVLATDGIWDVLTNDEVVKIVASASSRSSAARSLVESAVRAWRTKYPTSKVDDCAVVCLFLDSNSNNLSTASNTKDGDKTVSMEANEVVAKPDDASGPTALPRSGTVREVDEVSGEGDDVSEEGIEVASEHEELLSEVGTEWSALEGVSRLNTLLTLPRFVPDEDDK, encoded by the exons ATGATTGTTTGGGAG AACTTCGGTTCCAGAACAGATACTGTATTCTGTGGTGTTTTTGATGGCCACGGTCCTCATGGCCATATGGTTGCCAAGCGAGTCAGAGATTCCCTTCCCTCGAAGCTAAGTGCACATTGGGAAGTTAATCTGAAAAGTGAGGATGTTCTAAAGAAGATCAGTCTAAATGCTGGGGCTAGCCTATATCCCGAGGATGCTTCCCTTATATCTGCGGCTGATGAGTCTAGGATTTCAATTGATGTTGAAGAGACTGGAAAGCACCCAGAGATCTTTCAGACTTTGAAGGAATCATTTTTGAAGGCTTATAAGGTTATGGACAGGGAACTGAAAAGCTACACCAATATTGACTGCTTCTGTAGTGGGACAACAGCTGTAACCCTTGTTAAACAG GGCCAGGATCTTGTTATAGGAAATGTAGGCGACTCCCGAGCAATTCTGGGTACTAGAGACAAGGATGGTTCTCTAACTGCTGTACAATTGACAGTGGATCTGAAGCCTAATCTACCAG CGGAGGCTGAAAGAATTCGTAAATGTAGAGGGCGTGTTTTTTCTCTTCGAGATGAACCAGAGGTTTCAAGAGTGTGGTTGCCAAATAGTGACTCTCCTGGACTTGCCATGGCACGTGCTTTTGGAGATTTTTGCCTCAAGGATTTTGGTCTCATCTCTGTGCCCGAAATATCATATAGGCGTTTAACGGAAAAAGATGAGTTCATTGTTCTGGCAACTGATGGG ATATGGGATGTACTTACAAATGATGAAGTTGTAAAGATTGTCGCATCGGCTTCATCCCGTTCGTCTGCAGCTCGATCGCTAGTTGAATCAGCTGTTCGAGCCTGGAGGACAAAATACCCTACTTCTAAAGTTGATGATTGTGCAGTTGTTTGCCTTTTTCTTGATTCAAACTCAAACAACTTATCCACTGCTTCCAATACAAAAGACGGTGACAAGACTGTCTCAATGGAAGCAAATGAAGTTGTTGCCAAGCCAGATGACGCCTCTGGTCCAACTGCATTGCCTCGTTCTGGAACTGTTCGAGAAGTTGATGAAGTTTCAGGGGAAGGCGATGACGTTTCAGAAGAAGGGATAGAGGTAGCCTCAGAACATGAGGAACTGCTCTCAGAGGTGGGGACGGAATGGTCTGCACTGGAAGGGGTTTCCCGGCTGAACACATTATTGACGCTGCCAAGGTTTGTACCTGACGAGGACGACAAGTAA